One Alicyclobacillus vulcanalis genomic region harbors:
- the tlp gene encoding small acid-soluble spore protein Tlp, which yields MANPDNRADNVERLQEAIHNTMDNLHEAEDFLAAHADEMHSRDVQNLVAKNDRRRRAIEGFREEIRDEAHDARKRLH from the coding sequence GTGGCGAATCCGGACAACCGCGCGGATAATGTCGAACGCCTGCAGGAAGCCATTCACAACACGATGGACAATCTGCATGAGGCGGAGGACTTTCTCGCTGCCCACGCGGACGAGATGCACTCGAGGGATGTGCAAAACCTAGTGGCGAAGAACGACCGCCGGCGCAGGGCCATCGAGGGGTTCCGCGAGGAAATCCGGGATGAGGCGCATGACGCCCGGAAACGCCTGCACTGA
- the proS gene encoding proline--tRNA ligase: protein MAKQDKQFVKEITPQSEDFSRWYIDVLQKAEWMDYAPVRGCIVIRPEAYEIWERCQQELDREFKRTGHRNAYFPLFIPESFFEKEKEHVEGFNPELPWVTEAGGDILEERLAVRPTSETMFGHMYAQWIQSYRDLPLLLNQWANVVRWEKRTLPFLRTSEFLWQEGHTAHATEEEAREETMRMLGIYADFVESFLAIPVIRGQKTPSEKFAGAVDTFTIESLMKDGRALQTATSHYLGQNFARSFEIQYLDRDNQLKYVYTTSWGMSTRILGAIVMVHGDDRGLVLPPKLAPTQVVVVPIGPAKAREAVVAKARELASALQQAHVRVHLDDRDDVSPGWKFNEYELRGVPIRLELGPRDLEASQAVLARRDTGEKITVPLDGVLERVQSLLADIQRDMFAAAKRRLEENSHVAETLDELVEIIQTKRGFVLAGWCGDDACERAVKDACTATSRCIPFDPPARPATCVTCGKPAKHAVWFAKSY, encoded by the coding sequence ATGGCAAAACAGGACAAGCAGTTTGTGAAGGAGATTACCCCGCAATCGGAGGACTTTTCCCGCTGGTACATCGATGTCCTCCAAAAGGCCGAATGGATGGACTACGCGCCAGTGCGCGGCTGCATCGTCATTCGTCCGGAGGCGTATGAGATTTGGGAGCGCTGCCAGCAAGAGCTGGATCGCGAATTCAAGCGCACGGGACACAGAAATGCGTACTTCCCGCTCTTCATCCCGGAGAGCTTTTTTGAAAAGGAAAAGGAACATGTGGAAGGGTTCAACCCGGAATTGCCGTGGGTGACGGAGGCAGGTGGAGACATCCTCGAGGAGCGCCTTGCGGTCAGGCCGACATCGGAGACGATGTTCGGGCACATGTACGCGCAGTGGATTCAGTCGTACCGAGATCTGCCGCTTTTGCTGAACCAATGGGCAAACGTCGTCCGGTGGGAGAAGCGGACGCTGCCGTTTTTGCGCACCAGCGAGTTTCTGTGGCAGGAAGGTCACACGGCGCACGCGACCGAAGAGGAGGCGCGCGAGGAGACCATGCGCATGCTCGGCATTTACGCCGATTTCGTCGAGTCGTTCCTCGCCATTCCGGTCATTCGCGGCCAGAAGACCCCGAGCGAGAAGTTCGCAGGCGCCGTGGACACCTTCACCATTGAGTCGCTGATGAAGGACGGCCGCGCGCTGCAGACCGCCACGAGTCACTACCTGGGTCAAAATTTCGCCCGGAGCTTCGAGATCCAGTACTTGGATCGCGATAACCAGCTCAAGTACGTGTACACCACGTCGTGGGGCATGTCCACGCGCATTCTCGGCGCCATCGTCATGGTCCACGGGGACGATCGCGGCCTCGTCCTCCCGCCCAAGCTCGCGCCGACACAGGTCGTCGTGGTGCCGATTGGTCCTGCCAAGGCGCGCGAGGCCGTCGTCGCCAAAGCGCGCGAACTCGCGAGCGCGCTGCAACAGGCACACGTTCGCGTTCATCTCGACGATCGCGACGACGTGAGTCCCGGTTGGAAGTTCAACGAGTACGAGCTCCGCGGCGTGCCCATCCGCCTCGAACTCGGCCCGCGCGACCTCGAGGCGTCTCAGGCCGTCCTGGCCCGCCGCGACACCGGCGAAAAAATCACCGTGCCGCTCGATGGCGTTCTGGAGCGCGTTCAGTCGCTTCTCGCGGACATTCAACGGGATATGTTCGCGGCGGCCAAGCGTCGGCTCGAGGAGAACTCGCACGTCGCCGAGACGCTCGACGAGCTCGTGGAGATCATTCAGACCAAGCGCGGCTTCGTCCTCGCGGGCTGGTGCGGCGATGACGCGTGCGAACGAGCGGTGAAAGACGCCTGCACGGCCACGAGCCGCTGCATCCCGTTTGATCCGCCGGCCCGCCCGGCGACCTGCGTCACGTGCGGCAAGCCCGCCAAGCATGCGGTCTGGTTCGCCAAGTCGTACTGA
- a CDS encoding helix-turn-helix domain-containing protein: MSLGQRLRRLREERGLTLAQVAAAARISVSHLSAIENETRRNPSFHIVARLARVYGVPMDSLVEDEGKKAVAQPAASRGLEGPPTSYVEMARRLAEADALSHPARLLEVIAALLREREQAYEARQVDAPSAESPPGSTISEPPARTSEGERRAASAREGAEEED; the protein is encoded by the coding sequence ATGAGCCTTGGACAGCGCCTCCGCCGGCTGCGGGAGGAGCGCGGGTTGACCCTGGCACAGGTCGCGGCCGCTGCCAGAATTTCTGTCAGTCACCTGAGCGCCATCGAGAACGAGACGCGCCGCAATCCGTCGTTCCACATTGTTGCGCGTCTCGCGAGAGTCTATGGCGTCCCCATGGATTCATTGGTCGAGGACGAGGGAAAGAAGGCCGTCGCGCAGCCCGCGGCTTCCCGGGGGCTCGAAGGGCCCCCGACTTCCTACGTGGAGATGGCACGGCGCCTGGCGGAGGCGGACGCGCTCTCCCATCCGGCGCGGCTGCTCGAGGTGATTGCAGCGCTCTTGCGCGAGCGGGAACAGGCCTACGAGGCCCGCCAGGTCGATGCACCATCCGCCGAGTCCCCGCCAGGTTCAACCATTTCGGAACCACCAGCGCGGACGAGCGAAGGCGAGCGCCGGGCGGCAAGCGCCAGGGAGGGCGCGGAAGAAGAAGATTAG
- a CDS encoding GNAT family N-acetyltransferase: MQRRAREACQLLMNDWEALDGLYERFHGDPDWPFDARAPRAWQSLVQSWQMGAWLGDTAVAIAVQAGEPAGYASLTPASVQEPSLGRAWEVGTYVAPNHRGTHVNGLLKRWAAEEALRFGARWLVACIPFGNHRAAGAFLKVFPEASVYDESTAGPWRLYLRRRSFAAGQPTRLYVVQLQSLSSPT; encoded by the coding sequence GTGCAACGGCGTGCGCGCGAGGCCTGTCAACTCTTGATGAACGACTGGGAGGCGCTAGACGGTCTTTACGAGCGGTTTCATGGCGATCCCGACTGGCCCTTCGACGCTCGCGCCCCTCGCGCGTGGCAATCCCTCGTGCAATCCTGGCAGATGGGCGCCTGGCTCGGGGACACGGCCGTCGCGATCGCCGTGCAGGCCGGGGAGCCCGCGGGATATGCAAGCTTGACGCCCGCCTCGGTGCAAGAACCATCGCTCGGCCGCGCCTGGGAAGTGGGCACCTACGTCGCACCGAACCACCGCGGGACCCACGTCAACGGGCTTCTCAAGCGATGGGCGGCCGAAGAAGCTTTGCGCTTCGGGGCGCGGTGGCTGGTCGCCTGCATTCCTTTCGGCAACCATCGCGCGGCTGGCGCATTTCTCAAGGTGTTTCCCGAAGCGTCCGTGTACGACGAGTCCACCGCCGGCCCTTGGCGCCTCTATCTCAGGCGGCGATCCTTTGCTGCCGGACAACCGACGCGCCTTTACGTCGTACAGCTGCAAAGTCTTTCATCGCCCACGTAA
- a CDS encoding helix-turn-helix domain-containing protein, which translates to MAELAQRLRYYRKLRGLSVRELAERAGVSVSYIYAIESGARGSNAAKLGLIAEALGLSLSDLWGDARTQSADGPRHGSDEP; encoded by the coding sequence GTGGCGGAACTTGCCCAACGCTTACGATACTATCGCAAGTTGCGCGGTTTGTCAGTACGCGAATTGGCGGAGCGAGCTGGCGTGAGCGTGAGCTACATCTATGCCATCGAGTCTGGGGCGCGTGGATCGAACGCCGCAAAGCTAGGGCTGATTGCGGAGGCGCTCGGCCTGAGCCTGAGCGACTTGTGGGGAGACGCGCGCACGCAGTCGGCCGATGGGCCGCGCCACGGCAGTGACGAACCTTGA
- a CDS encoding hemerythrin domain-containing protein: MRRRRHESLQPLTRHHHYALVVAMHLVRREQPASALAAELRHFWENGGQAHFREEEEILLPAYAKYGSLERPEIVQMLVEHVKIRSLVSRALEDGDESVFEELGALLRAHVQLEEQTVFPLIEDTLQEPDLARLAPFFEEHRASSPYAGGAEQQNPS, from the coding sequence ATGCGCAGACGACGTCACGAATCTCTACAACCGCTCACGCGCCACCACCACTACGCGCTCGTGGTGGCCATGCACCTTGTCCGCCGCGAGCAACCCGCGAGCGCGCTCGCAGCGGAACTTCGCCACTTTTGGGAGAACGGCGGACAGGCGCATTTTCGAGAGGAAGAGGAAATCCTCCTGCCTGCCTATGCGAAGTACGGGAGTCTTGAGCGACCTGAAATCGTCCAGATGCTCGTCGAACACGTCAAGATCCGGAGCCTCGTGAGCCGAGCGCTCGAGGACGGCGACGAGAGCGTGTTTGAAGAACTCGGCGCCTTGCTCAGGGCGCACGTGCAACTCGAAGAACAGACCGTGTTCCCGTTGATCGAGGATACGCTGCAGGAACCTGACCTTGCTCGTCTCGCGCCCTTTTTCGAGGAACACCGGGCTTCCTCGCCCTACGCTGGAGGCGCTGAACAGCAAAACCCAAGCTGA
- a CDS encoding multicopper oxidase family protein: MRRAAKWAIALGTTAVVAGVSSVFALRSVREANLNPNAPLANVPGPQGAYTPISALQPVVPKNARIDHYTLTAESRTLTVGGHALQAMTFNGTAPGPLLVAHQGDVVKVTVHNRLSVPLTIHWHGIAVPGAEDGVPGVTQNPIPPGGSYTYEFQVNQPGTYWYHSHEASFEEVGLGLYGAFVVLPKRAVHPADRDYTLVLHEWPTASTAQTMMANLKAGNLGFSAKGESAGMGGMGMQQNGDMNGMGMMGAADGTGQGGNSASDIAHVLPGPPLQLNGFSPTANDWAALDEMAGMYDAFTVNQNASGTTLLPAKPGQLVRLRIVNSGNMTHLFTLVGAPFRVVALDGHDIANPGWIRGVLLPVGAAERYDIEFRVPKSGAAFLVCADPDTTAQRELRAAIGLPDAWSQFKETDAASLERAPWFDFTHYGSGRLPGEAVFRLHQAYQVRYNMKLTVGMSMNGMVYAINGKVFPNIPPIVVRKGDAVLVHIVNDSPYIHPMHLHGHDFQVLTRDGKPVSGSPIFLDTLDVFPGESYDIAFRADNPGLWMFHCHDLEHAAAGMDVMVQYAGIRDPYPMSEMSE, from the coding sequence ATGCGACGCGCGGCAAAATGGGCAATCGCCCTTGGCACGACGGCAGTGGTGGCTGGTGTCAGCAGCGTGTTCGCACTTCGCAGTGTGCGAGAAGCAAACCTGAATCCCAACGCCCCTCTCGCGAACGTGCCCGGGCCTCAGGGCGCCTATACGCCCATCAGCGCGCTTCAGCCCGTCGTTCCGAAAAACGCGCGGATCGACCACTACACGCTGACGGCGGAATCCCGCACACTGACCGTCGGCGGCCATGCCCTGCAAGCCATGACGTTCAACGGCACCGCGCCAGGGCCGTTGCTTGTGGCCCATCAAGGCGACGTCGTGAAGGTCACGGTGCACAACCGCCTCTCCGTCCCTCTGACCATTCACTGGCACGGCATCGCGGTGCCCGGCGCGGAAGACGGCGTCCCTGGTGTCACGCAAAACCCAATTCCGCCTGGCGGGAGCTACACGTACGAGTTTCAGGTTAACCAGCCCGGAACGTACTGGTACCACTCGCACGAGGCGAGCTTTGAAGAGGTGGGCCTCGGGTTGTACGGCGCCTTCGTCGTTCTGCCCAAACGGGCGGTCCATCCGGCCGATCGCGACTACACGCTCGTCCTGCACGAGTGGCCGACCGCATCCACCGCGCAGACGATGATGGCGAACCTCAAGGCTGGGAACTTGGGATTCTCAGCGAAAGGCGAATCCGCAGGCATGGGCGGCATGGGCATGCAACAAAACGGGGACATGAACGGCATGGGCATGATGGGCGCGGCGGACGGCACGGGTCAGGGAGGAAATAGCGCGAGCGACATCGCGCACGTGTTGCCTGGCCCCCCGCTTCAACTGAACGGTTTTTCGCCGACCGCAAACGATTGGGCTGCGCTTGACGAAATGGCGGGCATGTATGACGCCTTCACGGTGAATCAGAACGCGAGCGGTACAACGCTCTTGCCAGCCAAGCCGGGACAGCTCGTTCGGCTTCGCATCGTGAACAGCGGCAACATGACACACCTGTTCACGCTGGTCGGCGCACCGTTTCGCGTCGTGGCGCTCGACGGCCACGACATTGCCAACCCCGGTTGGATCCGCGGCGTCTTGCTTCCCGTCGGCGCTGCAGAGCGATACGACATCGAATTTCGCGTGCCAAAGTCCGGGGCCGCATTCCTTGTGTGCGCCGATCCCGACACGACTGCACAGCGCGAGCTTCGCGCCGCCATCGGTCTGCCCGACGCCTGGTCACAATTCAAGGAGACGGATGCAGCGAGCCTTGAACGAGCGCCGTGGTTCGACTTTACACACTATGGCAGCGGCAGGCTGCCCGGCGAAGCCGTGTTCCGCCTGCATCAGGCGTATCAGGTACGCTACAACATGAAGCTCACCGTCGGCATGTCGATGAACGGCATGGTGTACGCCATCAACGGCAAGGTCTTTCCGAACATCCCGCCCATCGTCGTGCGAAAGGGCGACGCCGTCCTGGTCCACATCGTGAACGACAGCCCCTACATTCACCCGATGCATCTGCACGGACACGACTTTCAAGTGCTGACGCGCGATGGGAAACCTGTCTCCGGAAGCCCCATCTTCCTGGACACCTTGGACGTGTTCCCCGGCGAGAGCTACGACATCGCGTTTCGCGCCGACAACCCGGGTTTATGGATGTTTCACTGTCACGATCTCGAACACGCCGCGGCCGGTATGGACGTCATGGTCCAGTACGCGGGCATCCGCGATCCCTACCCGATGAGCGAGATGTCGGAGTGA
- a CDS encoding DUF2249 domain-containing protein: MRKIAVLDVREILVNKGEPFHVIMSTMEELSPEDVFELHATFEPTPLIRLLANQGFSHAVRTLAEKHVVTQFSREKRPLPYWYLDNRGLEPPQPMLRTLALLDAEPRFVAGTMGLEIWNDRVPVFLLPEVEARAMTYEIVEHDDGVRVKLYKSSNLT; the protein is encoded by the coding sequence GTGCGGAAGATAGCCGTTCTGGACGTTCGTGAGATTCTCGTCAACAAAGGTGAACCGTTCCACGTCATCATGTCGACGATGGAAGAGCTAAGCCCCGAGGACGTCTTCGAACTTCACGCCACCTTCGAACCCACGCCACTGATTCGGTTGCTCGCGAACCAGGGTTTTTCTCACGCCGTTCGAACCTTGGCCGAAAAGCACGTGGTCACGCAATTTTCCCGGGAGAAGAGGCCCTTGCCCTATTGGTATCTCGACAATCGCGGCCTTGAGCCCCCACAACCCATGCTCCGCACGCTCGCCCTGTTAGACGCGGAACCGCGGTTCGTAGCGGGCACGATGGGTCTCGAGATTTGGAACGATCGCGTCCCCGTTTTCCTGCTCCCGGAAGTGGAAGCGCGCGCAATGACCTACGAGATTGTCGAACACGACGATGGAGTGCGGGTGAAGCTTTACAAATCCTCGAATTTGACGTGA
- a CDS encoding indolepyruvate ferredoxin oxidoreductase subunit alpha gives MTYVITSPCIGEKAADCVEVCPVDAIHDGGPTYLIDPERCIDCGACEPVCPVSAIFHEADVPEDERHWIEINRAFFQGG, from the coding sequence ATGACCTATGTCATCACGTCGCCGTGCATAGGGGAAAAGGCGGCCGACTGCGTGGAGGTCTGTCCAGTTGACGCCATTCACGACGGTGGTCCAACCTACCTCATCGACCCAGAGCGATGCATTGATTGTGGCGCGTGTGAACCCGTTTGCCCGGTATCTGCCATTTTTCACGAGGCGGACGTACCAGAAGACGAAAGACACTGGATAGAGATAAATCGCGCGTTTTTTCAAGGTGGATGA
- a CDS encoding metal-sulfur cluster assembly factor: MDMQEVEANLREVCDPELGLNVVDLGLIYRMEEPEEGKLVIEMTMTTPGCPAHDSLAAAVEWAAARAFGVADIEVRVVWNPPWTPERISPEARRVLGWT; encoded by the coding sequence ATTGATATGCAAGAGGTTGAGGCAAATCTCCGAGAGGTCTGCGACCCTGAGCTTGGCCTGAACGTGGTCGATCTCGGCTTAATCTATCGCATGGAGGAACCCGAGGAAGGCAAGCTCGTCATCGAGATGACCATGACGACGCCCGGGTGCCCTGCGCATGACAGTTTGGCGGCAGCGGTCGAGTGGGCCGCCGCTAGGGCGTTTGGAGTGGCCGACATCGAAGTGCGGGTCGTGTGGAATCCGCCGTGGACCCCGGAGCGTATATCGCCAGAGGCGCGTCGCGTGTTAGGATGGACATAA
- a CDS encoding sulfocyanin-like copper-binding protein encodes MRKRLGLVLSMVTSVLVGCGASHPSPLNQDKSLLTWNAAKHEVRWKVVAGDGRANGGMNFDGYANGSMTLVVPIGWRVVIDFDNASLMPHSAMVVPYGDRERSNFDATMVAFPGAETPNPSQGDPQGTHRDVIFTAAKVGTYALVCGVPGHALAGMWDQLVVSDEAKHPSLRVQRDS; translated from the coding sequence ATGCGCAAGCGGTTGGGACTTGTTCTGAGTATGGTGACATCTGTGTTGGTTGGATGTGGCGCTTCACATCCGTCTCCATTGAACCAAGACAAATCTTTGTTGACGTGGAACGCTGCTAAACACGAGGTGCGGTGGAAAGTGGTCGCCGGCGACGGACGCGCAAACGGCGGTATGAACTTCGATGGCTATGCCAATGGCAGTATGACACTGGTCGTGCCGATTGGGTGGCGCGTCGTGATCGACTTTGACAATGCCAGTTTGATGCCGCACAGCGCGATGGTGGTGCCTTACGGAGATCGCGAACGCTCCAACTTCGACGCAACGATGGTTGCGTTTCCAGGCGCAGAAACGCCCAATCCGTCACAGGGAGACCCTCAAGGGACGCATCGGGATGTCATCTTCACTGCTGCGAAGGTGGGAACGTATGCCCTCGTCTGCGGGGTCCCGGGTCACGCGCTGGCGGGAATGTGGGATCAGCTTGTGGTGTCCGATGAAGCGAAACACCCGTCCCTTCGCGTGCAACGCGACTCATGA
- a CDS encoding cytochrome c oxidase subunit II, producing the protein MKLVSRGWRASLLALTPMALAGCGQNVLVLHPAGPAAREIERLIILSVILLLVVIVPVLALTTYIVWKYRDRPENRAPYAPQWTDSRTLEWIWWGIPVVIVGVLGAYTAKTTFALTRPPQSNSNVVTVDVVSLDWKWLFLYPDERVATVNYCVIPTGVPVQFVLTSDAPINSFWVPQLAGQEYTMPGMALRLWVQADAPGNYYGHGANFTGQGFADMSFTVQARPESAFQSWAQGLKEHAPALTAAGYQLLKKPGVTGRWSYGGFPEGLFDQVVWQDGGQYMSSMWGMPTMGSIYGQSGSNLASLGGGDGR; encoded by the coding sequence GTGAAACTTGTAAGTCGAGGGTGGCGCGCGAGCTTGCTTGCGTTGACTCCCATGGCGCTTGCGGGCTGCGGGCAGAACGTCTTGGTGTTGCATCCGGCTGGCCCTGCAGCAAGGGAAATCGAGCGCCTGATCATCTTGTCGGTGATTCTGCTCTTAGTGGTCATCGTGCCGGTGTTGGCGCTGACGACGTACATCGTGTGGAAATACCGAGACCGACCAGAAAATCGCGCTCCCTACGCGCCACAGTGGACAGACAGTCGGACGTTGGAATGGATCTGGTGGGGCATTCCGGTGGTCATCGTGGGCGTGCTCGGTGCCTACACAGCGAAAACGACGTTCGCGCTGACGCGGCCTCCGCAGTCGAACAGCAATGTCGTCACCGTGGACGTCGTGTCACTGGACTGGAAATGGTTGTTTCTCTATCCAGACGAGCGCGTGGCAACAGTGAACTACTGCGTGATCCCAACGGGGGTTCCGGTTCAGTTTGTGCTGACGTCCGACGCGCCCATCAACTCGTTCTGGGTGCCCCAACTGGCGGGCCAAGAGTATACGATGCCCGGCATGGCGCTGAGGCTATGGGTCCAGGCGGATGCTCCGGGCAATTACTACGGCCACGGCGCGAATTTTACGGGCCAGGGATTTGCGGATATGTCGTTCACCGTGCAGGCCCGCCCCGAATCAGCCTTTCAATCATGGGCGCAGGGGCTTAAGGAGCACGCTCCAGCGCTCACGGCTGCGGGTTATCAACTGCTCAAGAAACCAGGCGTAACGGGTCGATGGTCTTACGGCGGCTTTCCCGAGGGACTGTTTGATCAAGTGGTATGGCAGGATGGCGGACAGTACATGTCCAGCATGTGGGGAATGCCAACGATGGGAAGCATCTACGGCCAGTCGGGATCCAATCTGGCCTCGCTTGGCGGAGGTGACGGTCGATGA
- a CDS encoding cbb3-type cytochrome c oxidase subunit I, whose translation MIAGFLQFANHYLMWNEGPLIWISDALIALTVVGIVATLTYTKRWGWLWREWITTTDHKRIGIMYLVCALLMLFRGGVDALLMRTQLAFPGEHFLNAEHYDQIFTTHGTIMILFMAMPFIFALFNIVVPLQIGARDVAFPYLNAISFWLFFFGALLFNISFVFGGSPDAGWVSYPPLTELGYDPGPGENYYLVAINLSGIGTIATGINFLVTILRMRAPGMTWNRVPLFTWSVLAACIVILAAFPALTVALALLLLDRIAGTHFFTILHGGNPMMFINLFWVWGHPEVYIVILPAFGVYSEVVATFSRKGIFGYKSMVASLLLISVISYLVWAHHFFTMGAGADVNTFFAIASMCVGIPTGVKIFNWLFTMYRGRIRLTLPMLWTLAFIPNFVTGGATGILLAAAPEDYQYHNSYFLIAHFHQTLIGGVVYGMLAGMYYWWPKMFGFKLDEKSGKIAFWLWNIGFYVCFMPQYALGLMGMQRRMYTYPANMGWNTLNLVSTIGAYLMGLAFLVIVWQIVYSIRHGERDVTGDPWDGRTLEWSLPSPVPEYNFAVIPTITARDMWWAAKYEGQMEHVRPSAEDIRDIHVPKHTARPFAMGLSFFIAGFGLVFGWYVLTAIGFASVLCCLLLRALEEDDETVIAADAIREHEATLGRV comes from the coding sequence ATGATTGCAGGCTTTCTGCAATTTGCAAATCACTACTTGATGTGGAACGAAGGCCCGCTGATCTGGATCTCTGATGCACTCATCGCGTTGACCGTCGTGGGTATTGTCGCGACTTTGACGTACACCAAGCGGTGGGGATGGTTGTGGAGAGAGTGGATCACCACCACGGACCACAAGCGCATCGGAATCATGTACCTCGTCTGCGCACTGCTGATGTTGTTCCGTGGCGGGGTCGACGCGCTCTTGATGCGCACACAACTCGCCTTTCCGGGTGAGCATTTTCTGAACGCCGAGCACTACGATCAGATTTTCACCACGCACGGCACCATCATGATTTTGTTCATGGCCATGCCGTTCATCTTTGCGCTCTTCAACATCGTCGTGCCCTTACAAATTGGAGCGCGAGACGTCGCATTTCCGTATCTCAACGCCATCAGCTTTTGGCTGTTCTTCTTCGGCGCCCTACTCTTTAACATCTCGTTCGTGTTTGGTGGCTCTCCCGATGCGGGCTGGGTGAGCTATCCACCGCTGACCGAGCTCGGATATGACCCGGGGCCCGGAGAAAACTATTATCTCGTGGCTATCAATTTGTCTGGAATTGGAACAATTGCCACTGGGATCAACTTTCTTGTCACCATCTTGCGCATGCGTGCCCCGGGCATGACGTGGAATCGCGTGCCCTTGTTCACGTGGTCCGTACTCGCAGCGTGTATCGTCATCCTGGCCGCGTTTCCGGCATTGACCGTCGCGCTCGCGCTGTTGCTCTTGGACCGGATCGCCGGCACACACTTTTTTACCATCTTGCACGGCGGGAACCCCATGATGTTCATCAACCTCTTCTGGGTCTGGGGCCATCCGGAGGTGTACATCGTCATTCTGCCGGCGTTCGGCGTCTATTCCGAGGTCGTGGCGACATTTTCGCGGAAAGGGATCTTCGGCTACAAGTCGATGGTCGCATCCCTTTTGCTCATCAGCGTGATCAGTTATCTGGTGTGGGCGCACCACTTTTTCACGATGGGCGCCGGGGCAGATGTCAACACCTTCTTCGCCATCGCTTCGATGTGTGTGGGCATACCAACGGGTGTAAAGATTTTCAATTGGCTGTTCACGATGTATCGCGGCCGCATCCGGTTGACGTTGCCCATGCTGTGGACGCTTGCGTTCATTCCCAACTTCGTGACAGGAGGGGCGACGGGCATTCTACTCGCTGCGGCGCCGGAGGACTACCAGTATCACAACAGCTACTTCCTGATCGCGCACTTCCACCAGACGCTCATCGGCGGCGTCGTGTACGGCATGCTCGCCGGCATGTATTACTGGTGGCCGAAGATGTTCGGGTTCAAGCTCGACGAGAAAAGCGGCAAAATCGCGTTTTGGCTCTGGAACATTGGATTTTATGTGTGCTTCATGCCCCAGTACGCCCTCGGGCTCATGGGGATGCAGCGTCGCATGTATACCTATCCCGCCAACATGGGCTGGAACACGTTGAACCTCGTGTCCACCATCGGCGCGTACCTGATGGGGCTCGCTTTTCTCGTGATCGTATGGCAAATCGTGTACAGCATTCGCCACGGCGAGCGCGACGTTACGGGCGACCCGTGGGATGGACGAACGCTTGAGTGGTCTCTGCCCTCTCCGGTGCCAGAGTACAACTTTGCCGTCATCCCGACGATCACGGCCCGCGACATGTGGTGGGCGGCGAAATACGAGGGACAAATGGAGCACGTGCGGCCGAGCGCCGAAGACATTCGCGATATCCACGTGCCCAAGCATACGGCGCGCCCGTTTGCGATGGGGTTGTCCTTCTTCATTGCAGGATTCGGTCTCGTGTTTGGATGGTATGTGTTGACTGCGATAGGCTTTGCAAGCGTCCTCTGCTGTCTGCTCCTTCGCGCACTGGAGGAAGACGACGAGACGGTCATCGCCGCGGATGCCATCCGTGAGCACGAAGCGACATTGGGGAGGGTGTGA
- a CDS encoding cytochrome (ubi)quinol oxidase subunit III, whose protein sequence is MATSVHAMEEPRDGGRRALALEYTHDEDRARILGFWVFLATDMILFGCLFATYLVLRTHTDGGPTPATLFDMKGFGAETLALLTSSFTGGLATLSMRDGRPKAVALWMSVTIALGLTFLGIEASEFAHDAFIGAVWQRSAFLSSFFTLVGTHGCHVTFGVLWMLVTLYQVLRRGLTPRIARKVFVVNLYWHFLDVVWILIFTVVYLTGMVM, encoded by the coding sequence ATGGCAACCAGTGTACATGCCATGGAGGAGCCTCGGGACGGCGGGAGGAGGGCGCTTGCGCTCGAGTACACGCACGACGAGGACCGCGCGCGAATTCTGGGATTCTGGGTGTTTCTCGCGACCGACATGATTCTCTTCGGATGTCTGTTTGCCACGTACCTGGTGCTGCGCACGCATACGGACGGCGGGCCCACGCCAGCGACGTTATTTGACATGAAGGGATTCGGAGCTGAAACGTTGGCACTGCTGACCTCGAGCTTCACCGGCGGGCTTGCCACGCTGTCCATGCGGGATGGCCGTCCAAAGGCGGTCGCGCTCTGGATGTCGGTTACAATCGCCTTGGGTCTTACCTTTCTCGGTATCGAGGCGAGCGAGTTTGCACACGACGCCTTCATCGGGGCCGTCTGGCAGCGGAGCGCCTTTCTCTCGTCCTTCTTCACCTTAGTCGGCACGCATGGCTGTCACGTGACATTTGGCGTCCTATGGATGCTCGTGACGCTCTACCAAGTACTTCGGCGCGGATTGACGCCGCGCATTGCGCGAAAGGTGTTCGTTGTCAATCTGTATTGGCACTTCCTCGATGTCGTCTGGATTTTGATTTTCACGGTGGTTTATCTCACGGGGATGGTGATGTGA